A single Bacillota bacterium DNA region contains:
- a CDS encoding DedA family protein translates to RSNLSLSMIAVCAALGYCLGTLIPYYLAKYGGRKLLFKYGRYIFLSTKTFQTAESWFDRYGNWVVCFGRPFFFGNYISYLAGLATMRLNTFLLYTLLGILPWSIVLSVLGCYCGQAALEFL, encoded by the coding sequence AAGATCCAACCTCAGTCTATCAATGATTGCCGTCTGTGCCGCTTTGGGCTATTGCTTGGGGACTCTTATACCGTACTATCTGGCCAAGTACGGAGGACGCAAGCTGCTTTTTAAGTACGGCCGGTACATCTTCCTCTCTACCAAGACCTTCCAGACGGCTGAATCATGGTTCGACCGCTATGGTAACTGGGTTGTTTGTTTCGGGCGTCCTTTCTTTTTCGGCAATTATATCTCCTACCTGGCTGGGCTGGCCACTATGAGGTTAAACACATTTTTGCTTTACACCTTGCTCGGGATTTTGCCCTGGAGTATTGTTTTAAGCGTTTTAGGTTGTTACTGCGGTCAAGCAGCACTGGAATTTTTGTAG